A single region of the Hoeflea prorocentri genome encodes:
- a CDS encoding response regulator transcription factor, translating into MLTSGLEGTTPLASCQPGMAVHAAIPFFSEHRVPVLCVSVPVIKQNQKDKFVRDLSYYCRIWPVIIVRSGYFRSSKSRSKTMRQFIFSVASFLSDNDEGYLTRKLVSTLAGIASFDSWMLVHFKSGHKPEIMSCRDNLRSSEAYAETYFRDDPFFAAIEDGFPSEFMTLDSIEPRFFRQSTYFQNYLETESGFSDQVAYICSVDREETCMLVLGRSGKFKPFRACEKLEFRQAAQIVRAVLMLIWVKKQSCQKAAASNPDKEKQTQADLIMHDFGAIALSPREKEILRLLLAGESAKSMGRELQISPGTAQSHIKNIYLKLGVSSRGELFGRFVDELLENNVA; encoded by the coding sequence TTGCTGACTTCAGGGCTGGAGGGCACTACACCACTTGCTTCCTGCCAGCCGGGGATGGCTGTCCACGCGGCCATCCCCTTTTTTTCTGAACATCGTGTGCCTGTCCTTTGTGTTTCGGTTCCGGTGATCAAGCAGAACCAAAAGGACAAATTTGTGCGGGATCTGTCCTATTATTGCAGGATCTGGCCAGTAATAATCGTTAGGTCAGGGTATTTTCGCTCTTCAAAATCGAGGAGCAAAACAATGAGACAGTTCATCTTTTCTGTTGCAAGCTTCCTGTCTGACAACGATGAGGGTTACCTTACAAGGAAGCTGGTTTCGACACTGGCCGGAATCGCCAGTTTTGATTCGTGGATGCTTGTGCATTTTAAATCCGGGCACAAACCCGAGATTATGAGTTGCCGGGATAATTTGAGGTCCAGCGAGGCTTATGCTGAAACGTATTTTCGGGACGATCCCTTTTTCGCGGCAATCGAGGATGGATTTCCATCCGAATTCATGACGTTGGATAGTATCGAACCCAGGTTCTTTCGCCAATCCACCTATTTTCAGAACTACCTTGAAACCGAGTCGGGATTTTCGGATCAGGTTGCCTATATCTGTTCGGTGGACAGGGAAGAAACCTGCATGCTTGTTCTCGGCCGTTCAGGAAAATTCAAACCGTTTCGGGCCTGTGAGAAACTGGAGTTCCGCCAGGCGGCTCAAATTGTGCGGGCGGTGCTTATGCTGATTTGGGTCAAGAAGCAGTCCTGTCAAAAGGCCGCTGCATCAAATCCGGATAAAGAAAAGCAAACCCAGGCCGATCTGATAATGCATGATTTCGGTGCAATTGCCCTAAGCCCGCGCGAAAAGGAAATCCTGAGGCTTCTGCTTGCCGGAGAGTCTGCAAAGTCGATGGGCCGCGAGCTGCAGATAAGTCCGGGCACCGCACAAAGTCACATAAAGAACATCTACCTGAAACTGGGTGTTTCCTCGAGAGGCGAACTGTTCGGGAGATTTGTGGACGAGCTTCTGGAGAACAATGTCGCATAA
- a CDS encoding AraC family transcriptional regulator, translated as MEVTTKFRSPLLMATHELFNRKFGVSGVRTLEDVGEFFSRRSGKYEVLPLDEQGYGAASLSIAEIDDIVLIGTEWNNSASSIANTSRDKLCINLVLNGDTEAEHPDLGKIVTRTNQARIASMEAGTVLKNFGNKRTFELAIPMSQLEHRARAMYGVDTEPALMFDPVIDLGSPAGRVISDLVSLLQSQAIESLELVSNPIVAANTKELVFTSVLNSLQHNYKKARPNRRETAVPRAISRVEDFMRSYADRPITVEMLAKEAGCSERALYSAFKEVRGTTPMSMLREIRLEQARLALISGNMSITACAIKFGFTNLGRFSKAYREKFGERPSETVRGSKLYFFENTE; from the coding sequence ATGGAAGTGACCACCAAATTCAGAAGCCCGCTTCTGATGGCAACACATGAGTTATTCAATAGAAAATTTGGAGTTTCGGGCGTAAGGACGCTCGAAGATGTGGGGGAATTTTTTTCCCGCAGATCTGGCAAATATGAAGTGCTGCCACTCGACGAACAAGGATATGGCGCCGCCAGTCTGTCAATTGCTGAAATTGACGACATCGTTTTGATCGGGACAGAATGGAACAATTCAGCTTCCAGTATCGCCAATACGTCAAGAGACAAATTGTGTATCAACCTGGTTTTGAATGGAGATACGGAAGCCGAACACCCTGATCTCGGAAAAATAGTAACGCGCACCAATCAGGCCCGCATTGCGAGTATGGAGGCGGGTACGGTGTTGAAAAACTTTGGCAACAAGCGAACCTTTGAACTCGCTATTCCTATGAGCCAGTTGGAACATCGGGCGAGAGCAATGTACGGGGTTGATACTGAACCGGCTTTGATGTTTGACCCGGTAATCGATCTTGGCAGCCCGGCAGGGCGGGTCATATCAGACCTTGTATCCTTGTTGCAGTCTCAGGCGATAGAAAGCCTGGAGCTTGTTTCAAATCCGATCGTAGCAGCAAATACCAAGGAACTCGTATTTACGTCAGTGCTGAATTCGCTGCAGCACAACTACAAAAAAGCGAGGCCGAATAGAAGAGAAACCGCGGTTCCAAGAGCAATCTCGCGCGTTGAGGACTTCATGCGTTCTTATGCTGACAGACCGATTACAGTTGAAATGCTTGCGAAAGAGGCAGGTTGCAGTGAAAGGGCACTATATTCGGCCTTTAAAGAAGTGCGCGGCACGACACCTATGTCAATGCTCAGAGAGATTCGCCTGGAACAGGCGCGTTTGGCCTTGATATCCGGCAATATGTCCATAACTGCATGCGCAATCAAGTTCGGCTTCACCAACCTGGGGCGCTTTTCAAAGGCCTACAGGGAAAAGTTCGGTGAAAGACCTTCCGAAACCGTACGAGGTAGCAAACTGTATTTTTTCGAGAACACGGAATAG
- a CDS encoding AraC family transcriptional regulator, with protein MHAETIDEVSDWYTGTGAGYEMLLRADKGDGPVASVSTTDISGFELRVFNWGIPVHGLLVADTSTITINTALTGTRNVRDQHFGNISWERNQAGIYSLEAGTEIASNKPHSLLHLVLPVKLLEARARSFFDREPDEPLRFSPVVDLSREGKAVNSLFDYLLVQAVTAPDALRYPAVESSLRELIISTVLGTLPNNYEQRSSSKVDCTVPRSVKRAEEYMRAHADEPISVELLARNAGCSERALQNAFKTFRGTTPMGMLRDIRLEKAYRDMKEATGTIAEIAFKWGFSNLGRFSAQYAAKFGETPSQTRKFC; from the coding sequence ATGCATGCGGAGACGATCGATGAGGTCTCTGACTGGTATACGGGCACGGGCGCGGGGTATGAAATGCTGCTTCGCGCGGATAAAGGCGATGGCCCGGTGGCGTCGGTGTCCACTACGGATATCAGCGGATTTGAATTGAGAGTGTTCAACTGGGGTATCCCCGTTCACGGGCTCTTGGTTGCTGATACATCCACCATCACAATCAATACGGCGCTTACCGGAACGCGCAACGTCCGCGATCAGCATTTCGGCAACATCTCGTGGGAAAGGAATCAGGCCGGTATCTACAGTCTTGAAGCAGGCACCGAGATTGCCTCAAACAAGCCGCACTCCTTGCTTCATCTCGTACTGCCGGTGAAATTGCTGGAGGCGCGGGCGCGCAGTTTTTTCGACAGGGAACCGGATGAACCCTTGCGGTTTTCGCCAGTAGTGGATTTGTCACGAGAGGGAAAAGCGGTTAACAGCTTGTTTGATTATCTTCTGGTACAGGCGGTTACCGCTCCTGATGCATTGAGATATCCCGCAGTTGAGTCCAGCCTTCGTGAGTTGATCATCTCAACAGTGTTGGGAACGCTTCCAAACAACTACGAGCAGAGATCTTCTTCCAAGGTGGATTGCACTGTACCGCGGTCGGTGAAGCGCGCCGAAGAGTATATGCGGGCACATGCGGACGAGCCGATATCCGTTGAGCTTCTTGCTCGCAATGCCGGCTGCAGTGAACGTGCGTTGCAAAACGCGTTCAAAACATTTCGCGGCACGACACCGATGGGTATGCTTCGAGACATCAGGTTGGAAAAAGCATATCGCGATATGAAGGAAGCGACCGGCACCATAGCCGAGATCGCCTTCAAATGGGGCTTTTCCAATTTGGGACGGTTTTCGGCGCAATATGCGGCCAAGTTCGGAGAGACGCCGTCACAAACCCGCAAGTTTTGCTAA
- the yacG gene encoding DNA gyrase inhibitor YacG, with the protein MRKGGRMSSENKSASNVEPLRKTRPCPECNRPSVRASYPFCSERCRNVDLQRWLTGSYAIPVTEEEENLTPPQDGD; encoded by the coding sequence ATAAGGAAGGGCGGGCGCATGAGCAGCGAAAACAAAAGTGCCAGCAATGTCGAACCGCTTCGCAAGACGCGTCCCTGCCCGGAATGCAACAGGCCGTCCGTTCGGGCAAGTTATCCCTTCTGCTCCGAGCGTTGCCGTAATGTCGACCTGCAGCGCTGGTTGACCGGCTCCTACGCCATTCCGGTAACGGAAGAAGAGGAAAACCTCACCCCGCCGCAGGACGGCGACTGA
- a CDS encoding Maf-like protein: MVLPHKLILASGSPRRLELLKQAGIEPDHLLPTDVDETPRKAEHPRTLARRLSREKAEAARKMLKGDPNWPNRFILSADTVVAIGRRVLDKTELVNEASNALYMLSGRTHRVYTGICLVTPNDGFRQKIVETRVRFKRLSRMEVESYLASGQWRDKAGGYAIQGLAGSFVAKLVGSYSNVVGLPLLETVNLLTGEGYDVHAGWLEPG, encoded by the coding sequence ATGGTCCTGCCGCACAAACTCATACTGGCCTCCGGGTCGCCGCGCAGGCTCGAATTGCTCAAGCAGGCCGGTATCGAGCCCGATCACCTTCTGCCGACTGACGTCGATGAAACGCCGCGCAAGGCCGAGCATCCAAGAACGCTCGCCCGCCGGCTGTCGCGCGAGAAGGCGGAAGCGGCGCGCAAGATGCTGAAGGGCGATCCGAACTGGCCCAACCGCTTCATCCTGTCGGCCGATACGGTCGTAGCGATCGGCCGCCGGGTGCTCGACAAGACCGAACTGGTCAACGAAGCCTCCAACGCGCTCTACATGCTGTCGGGCCGCACCCACCGCGTCTATACCGGCATTTGCCTGGTCACGCCCAATGACGGGTTTCGCCAGAAGATCGTCGAGACGCGGGTGCGCTTCAAACGCTTGTCGCGCATGGAGGTCGAGAGTTATCTCGCCTCCGGCCAGTGGCGCGACAAAGCGGGCGGATACGCCATTCAAGGCCTTGCCGGCAGCTTCGTCGCCAAACTCGTCGGTTCCTACAGCAATGTGGTCGGCCTGCCGCTGCTCGAAACGGTCAATCTCCTGACGGGAGAGGGTTATGATGTGCATGCCGGCTGGCTGGAGCCGGGCTGA
- the infA gene encoding translation initiation factor IF-1 yields MAKEEVLEFPGVVTELLPNATFRVKLENEHEIIAHTAGRMRKNRIRVLAGDKVLVEMTPYDLTKGRITYRFK; encoded by the coding sequence ATGGCTAAGGAAGAAGTCCTCGAATTTCCGGGCGTCGTGACCGAACTGCTGCCGAACGCGACATTCCGGGTCAAACTTGAAAATGAGCACGAAATCATCGCCCATACCGCAGGCCGCATGCGCAAGAACCGCATCCGGGTGCTGGCCGGTGACAAGGTGCTTGTCGAGATGACGCCCTACGATCTGACCAAGGGTCGCATCACCTACCGTTTCAAATAA
- a CDS encoding low molecular weight phosphatase family protein produces the protein MCGMNSIRSPMAELLAKRYLPNGTFIASAGVRPGERDPFVDVVLEEVGLELGRRQPQTIDELEDDYFDLVVSLAPEAHHRALEMTRSSAVEAIYWPTPDPTVATGTRDQIVDAYRGVRDYIDKMLKQRFAG, from the coding sequence ATGTGCGGAATGAACTCCATCCGCTCGCCCATGGCCGAGCTGCTCGCAAAGCGCTACCTGCCGAACGGAACATTCATCGCCTCGGCGGGTGTGCGCCCCGGCGAGCGCGATCCCTTTGTCGATGTGGTGCTGGAAGAGGTCGGCCTCGAACTCGGCCGCCGTCAGCCGCAGACCATCGACGAACTGGAGGACGATTATTTCGATCTCGTTGTCTCCCTGGCGCCCGAGGCCCATCACCGCGCCCTCGAAATGACCCGCTCGAGCGCCGTCGAGGCGATCTACTGGCCGACCCCGGATCCGACGGTCGCCACCGGCACACGCGATCAGATTGTCGACGCCTATCGCGGCGTCCGCGACTATATCGACAAAATGCTCAAGCAGCGTTTTGCCGGCTGA
- a CDS encoding UPF0262 family protein: MADAGAFRLSEVTLDESIGRSTPDVEHERAVAIFDLIEENSFEPVGHGGGPYKLQLSLVDSKLVFTITLEDDAAVATHILSLTPFRRIVKDYFMICESYYEAIRSSTPSQIEAIDMGRRGIHNEGSQTLMDRLNGKITIDFDTARRLFTLVCVLHWRG; the protein is encoded by the coding sequence ATGGCTGATGCCGGCGCATTCAGGCTTTCGGAGGTCACGCTCGATGAATCCATCGGACGATCGACCCCCGATGTCGAGCATGAGCGCGCCGTCGCCATTTTCGATCTGATCGAGGAAAACAGCTTCGAGCCCGTCGGCCATGGGGGCGGCCCCTACAAGCTGCAGCTCTCGCTGGTCGATTCCAAGCTGGTCTTCACCATCACCCTGGAAGATGACGCCGCCGTTGCCACGCACATCCTGTCGCTGACACCCTTTCGCCGCATCGTGAAGGATTATTTCATGATCTGCGAAAGCTATTACGAGGCGATCCGATCCTCAACGCCAAGCCAGATCGAGGCCATCGATATGGGCCGCCGGGGCATCCACAATGAGGGTTCGCAAACGCTGATGGACCGGCTGAACGGCAAGATCACAATCGATTTCGACACCGCGCGCCGGCTGTTCACGCTGGTCTGCGTGCTGCACTGGCGCGGCTGA
- the hisD gene encoding histidinol dehydrogenase, giving the protein MALRLNFADSGFSDAFTALLAMKREVSQDVNDVVSAIIDDVRARGDAALIDYTRKFDRLDLQETGIAISAEEIEAAMGKVDGETLEALKFAHARIRAHHEKQMPTDDYYVDPVGVGLGSRWTAIEAVGLYVPGGLASYPSSVLMNAVPAQVAGVERIVMVVPCPDGELNPLVLAAARIAGVSEIYRIGGAQAVAALAYGTDTIAPVAKIVGPGNAYVAAAKKQVFGTVGIDMIAGPSEVLVVADGNNSADWIAADLLAQAEHDEAAQSILITDDAGFADAVEAAVESQLKTLSRAEIAGASWRDFGAVILVPDFVSAMPLVNRLAPEHLELAVDDPDALLPLVRNAGAIFIGRHTPEVIGDYVGGSNHVLPTARSARFSSGLSVLDYVKRTSVLRLGTEQLEALGPSAIALAKAEGLDAHARSVAIRMNR; this is encoded by the coding sequence GTGGCCTTGAGACTGAACTTTGCCGACAGCGGATTTTCCGACGCCTTCACCGCGCTTCTCGCCATGAAGCGGGAGGTTTCGCAGGACGTCAACGATGTCGTCTCGGCCATCATTGACGATGTGCGGGCGCGCGGCGATGCGGCGCTGATCGACTATACGCGCAAATTCGACCGGCTCGATCTGCAGGAAACCGGCATCGCCATCAGCGCCGAGGAGATCGAGGCGGCGATGGGCAAGGTCGACGGCGAAACGCTCGAGGCGCTCAAATTCGCCCATGCGCGCATCCGCGCCCATCACGAAAAACAGATGCCGACGGATGATTATTATGTCGATCCGGTCGGCGTCGGCCTCGGCTCGCGCTGGACGGCCATCGAGGCCGTCGGCCTTTATGTGCCGGGCGGGCTGGCGAGCTACCCGAGCTCCGTTTTGATGAACGCCGTGCCGGCGCAGGTCGCCGGTGTGGAGCGCATCGTCATGGTCGTGCCCTGTCCGGACGGGGAACTGAACCCGCTCGTGCTCGCCGCCGCGCGTATCGCGGGCGTTTCCGAGATCTACCGCATCGGCGGCGCGCAGGCCGTCGCGGCGCTCGCCTACGGCACCGATACGATTGCGCCGGTCGCCAAGATTGTCGGCCCCGGCAACGCCTATGTCGCCGCCGCCAAGAAGCAGGTTTTCGGCACGGTCGGCATCGACATGATCGCCGGCCCGTCAGAGGTGCTTGTCGTCGCCGACGGCAACAACAGCGCCGACTGGATTGCCGCCGATCTGCTCGCCCAGGCCGAACATGACGAGGCCGCGCAGTCGATCCTGATTACCGACGATGCGGGCTTTGCCGATGCGGTGGAAGCCGCCGTCGAAAGCCAGCTCAAGACACTGAGCCGCGCCGAGATCGCCGGCGCGAGCTGGCGCGATTTCGGTGCCGTGATCCTGGTGCCGGATTTTGTCTCGGCAATGCCGCTCGTCAATCGCCTCGCGCCGGAACATCTGGAATTGGCCGTGGACGATCCCGATGCGCTCTTGCCGCTGGTGCGCAATGCCGGGGCGATCTTCATTGGCCGGCACACACCGGAAGTGATCGGCGATTATGTCGGCGGCTCCAACCATGTGCTGCCGACCGCCCGTTCGGCCCGCTTTTCCTCCGGGTTGTCGGTGCTTGACTATGTCAAACGCACCTCCGTTTTGCGGCTCGGCACCGAGCAGCTCGAGGCGCTGGGGCCGTCCGCAATTGCCCTGGCGAAGGCAGAGGGCCTTGACGCCCATGCCCGCTCTGTTGCAATTCGAATGAACAGATAG
- a CDS encoding DUF2948 family protein — protein sequence MELLKLMAMDKEDLSIISAYMQDAVFKPADLDFQSRDGRFLLVGNRFVWEESNGKRRRGFERRRSALHFNRVGAVRSRGVNRRDDDAVLSLLTVNFVPGEDEPGGRVELIFSGDVAVELDVECVEAQMSDLGAAWETEFKPAHPLSDV from the coding sequence ATGGAGCTTTTGAAACTCATGGCGATGGACAAGGAAGACCTGTCCATCATTTCCGCCTACATGCAGGATGCGGTGTTCAAGCCCGCCGATCTCGACTTTCAGTCCCGCGACGGGCGTTTCCTGCTGGTCGGCAACCGGTTTGTCTGGGAAGAATCAAACGGCAAACGCCGGCGCGGTTTTGAGCGCCGCCGCTCGGCGCTGCATTTCAACCGGGTTGGCGCGGTGCGTTCGCGCGGCGTCAATCGCCGTGACGATGATGCGGTCCTCTCGCTGCTGACGGTCAACTTCGTTCCCGGCGAGGATGAGCCGGGCGGGCGGGTCGAACTGATCTTTTCCGGCGATGTCGCCGTGGAACTCGATGTCGAATGTGTCGAGGCGCAGATGAGCGATCTCGGCGCTGCCTGGGAAACCGAATTCAAGCCCGCGCACCCCTTGTCAGACGTCTGA